In Luteitalea sp. TBR-22, one genomic interval encodes:
- a CDS encoding endonuclease/exonuclease/phosphatase family protein has protein sequence MKRRQFVQACAATLGALAAPAGAAGGAQAAAGTLKVMTFNIRYGTANDGEDHWDKRKDFLVDVMRQEAADVVGMQEALFPQLDYILKALPGYAMVGVGRDNGVRAGEYSCVLYRTAALSVNRSDTFWFSDTPEQVASKSWGNTITRICTWAQFTTPDGRPLYVYNVHLDHQSQPSREKSVALLRARIAARDPQAPAIVTGDFNAGEKNPAVVSMLDGGLFRDTFRTRHPDASPVGTFTGFKFGQVNGEKIDHIFATSEWEIVDAAIVRTDRNQRYPSDHFPVTATLRLR, from the coding sequence ATGAAGAGACGGCAGTTCGTGCAGGCGTGCGCCGCGACGCTCGGCGCACTGGCCGCGCCGGCCGGTGCGGCCGGGGGGGCGCAGGCCGCCGCGGGGACGCTGAAGGTGATGACCTTCAACATCCGCTACGGCACGGCCAACGACGGCGAGGACCACTGGGACAAGCGCAAGGACTTCCTCGTCGACGTGATGCGCCAGGAGGCGGCCGACGTCGTCGGCATGCAGGAAGCGCTGTTCCCCCAACTGGACTACATCCTGAAGGCGCTGCCCGGCTACGCGATGGTGGGCGTGGGTCGCGACAACGGCGTGCGCGCCGGCGAGTACTCCTGCGTGCTGTATCGCACCGCGGCGCTGTCAGTGAACCGCAGCGACACCTTCTGGTTCTCGGACACGCCGGAGCAGGTCGCGTCGAAGTCGTGGGGCAACACGATCACGCGCATCTGCACGTGGGCACAGTTCACGACACCCGACGGCCGGCCCCTGTACGTGTACAACGTGCATCTGGACCACCAGTCGCAGCCCTCGCGGGAGAAGTCGGTGGCACTGCTGCGGGCACGCATCGCGGCGCGCGACCCGCAGGCGCCGGCCATCGTCACCGGCGATTTCAACGCCGGCGAGAAGAACCCGGCCGTGGTGTCGATGCTCGACGGCGGCCTGTTCCGCGACACGTTCCGGACGAGGCATCCCGATGCGTCGCCGGTGGGCACGTTCACCGGCTTCAAGTTCGGCCAGGTGAACGGCGAGAAGATCGACCACATCTTCGCAACGAGCGAGTGGGAGATCGTCGATGCCGCGATCGTCCGCACCGACCGGAACCAGCGGTATCCGTCGGATCATTTCCCGGTGACCGCGACGCTGCGCCTGCGGTAG
- a CDS encoding CocE/NonD family hydrolase, giving the protein MLAQPPVAPASGAQALTGAELVRATYTKYEYLVPMRDGVRLFTAVYVPKDSSRTYPFLLTRTPYSVAPYGVDKYPTQLGSEPLQKEGFIFVRQDARGRYMSEGEFRQVRPFNPGTGPKDVDERTDTYDTIEWLLAHVPNHNGRVGMIGISQPGFHVAASIIDSHPALKAASPQAPTADYYMGDDVYHNGAFMLGANFGFYSRFAPRGDTPAPPRPSIAFDPGTPDMYDFFLRTPVPLARMNAELFGGKADYWQEIVDHTTYDAFWKQRSLWRFMDKVRCAVLNVGGWFDAEDPVGPFHIYRAVEQRNPGIVNSIVMGPWSHGGWSRGPGQTLGNLDFAIRTGEFYREKIEFPFFMAHLKDAPAQLPEAWMFLTGLNEFRRLDTWPPKGLAPKTLYLGERGSLTDRRPQGSGQYDEYVSDPSRPVPYVGYVAGGFTFDYMTEDQRFASRRPDVLVYQTPPLEEDLVVAGPIQVALQVSTSGTDADFVVKVIDVYPDDYPTPERPAGAPTRSDAVKMGGYQQLVRGEPFRAKFRKGFETPVPMVPGEPTAITYDLPDVYHAFRRGHRIMVQVQSSWFPLVDRNPQVFMDIPKATPADFRPATQRVYRSGARPSSITVMAEDAR; this is encoded by the coding sequence ATGCTCGCGCAGCCGCCCGTCGCGCCGGCCTCGGGGGCACAGGCCCTTACCGGCGCGGAACTGGTGCGGGCCACGTACACCAAGTACGAATACCTGGTTCCGATGCGCGACGGCGTGCGCCTGTTCACCGCCGTGTACGTGCCCAAGGACTCGTCGCGCACCTACCCGTTCCTGCTGACGCGGACGCCGTACAGCGTCGCGCCCTACGGCGTGGACAAGTACCCGACGCAACTGGGTTCCGAGCCACTCCAGAAGGAGGGCTTCATCTTCGTGCGGCAGGACGCGCGCGGCCGGTACATGTCGGAGGGCGAGTTCCGTCAGGTGCGTCCGTTCAACCCGGGGACGGGGCCGAAGGACGTCGACGAGCGCACCGACACGTACGACACCATCGAGTGGCTGCTCGCCCACGTGCCCAACCACAACGGCCGCGTCGGGATGATCGGCATCTCGCAGCCGGGGTTCCACGTGGCTGCGAGCATCATCGACTCGCACCCGGCGCTCAAGGCGGCCTCGCCGCAGGCGCCGACGGCCGACTACTACATGGGCGACGACGTGTACCACAACGGCGCGTTCATGCTGGGGGCCAACTTCGGGTTCTATTCGCGCTTCGCGCCACGCGGCGACACCCCCGCGCCGCCGCGCCCGTCGATCGCCTTCGACCCCGGCACGCCCGACATGTACGACTTCTTCCTGCGCACGCCGGTGCCGCTCGCCCGCATGAACGCGGAGTTGTTCGGCGGCAAGGCCGACTACTGGCAGGAGATCGTCGACCACACCACCTACGACGCCTTCTGGAAGCAGCGCTCGCTGTGGCGCTTCATGGACAAGGTGAGGTGCGCCGTGCTGAACGTGGGCGGCTGGTTCGACGCCGAGGATCCCGTCGGGCCGTTCCACATCTACCGCGCCGTCGAGCAGAGGAACCCCGGCATCGTCAACAGCATCGTGATGGGCCCGTGGTCACATGGCGGGTGGTCGCGGGGGCCCGGGCAGACCCTCGGCAACCTCGACTTCGCGATCCGCACCGGCGAGTTCTATCGCGAGAAGATCGAGTTCCCGTTCTTCATGGCGCACCTGAAGGACGCGCCCGCGCAGTTGCCCGAGGCGTGGATGTTCCTGACGGGCCTCAACGAGTTCCGGCGGCTCGACACGTGGCCGCCGAAGGGCCTCGCGCCGAAGACCCTGTACCTGGGCGAGCGGGGGAGTCTCACCGACCGCAGGCCACAGGGAAGCGGGCAGTACGACGAGTACGTCAGTGACCCGTCGCGGCCTGTGCCGTACGTCGGCTACGTCGCCGGCGGCTTCACCTTCGACTACATGACCGAGGATCAGCGCTTCGCCAGCCGCCGGCCCGACGTGCTGGTGTACCAGACGCCGCCGCTCGAGGAGGACCTGGTGGTGGCCGGGCCGATCCAGGTGGCGCTGCAGGTGTCCACGTCGGGGACCGACGCCGACTTCGTGGTCAAGGTGATCGACGTGTATCCGGACGATTACCCGACACCTGAGCGGCCGGCCGGCGCACCGACGCGCAGCGACGCCGTGAAGATGGGCGGGTACCAGCAACTGGTGCGCGGCGAGCCGTTCCGCGCCAAGTTCCGCAAGGGATTCGAGACCCCCGTGCCGATGGTGCCGGGCGAGCCCACCGCCATCACCTACGACCTGCCCGACGTGTACCACGCGTTCAGGCGCGGCCACCGAATCATGGTGCAGGTGCAGAGCTCCTGGTTCCCGCTGGTGGATCGGAATCCCCAGGTGTTCATGGACATTCCGAAGGCCACGCCGGCCGACTTCCGCCCCGCCACCCAGCGTGTCTACCGCTCCGGCGCGCGCCCGTCCTCGATCACCGTGATGGCCGAAGACGCCAGGTGA
- a CDS encoding alpha/beta hydrolase yields the protein MPAGPIKCVHAPRDGRSLTGDVRLLEGFHSDALGNDRDVLVWLPPGYDHDEARRFPVLYLHDGQNLFDTSTSFAGTEWGVDETAERLVHQGRVAPLIIVAINHAGAQRADEFAPTRDVHRHAGGQAGAYARFLVDELKPWVDGAFRTRTDAAHTALGGSSLGGLVTLHIGLEHPTTFGALAVMSPSIWWDRRAVLTRVEGLPGRLPWRIWLDVGTAEGRDTVRNARALKGVLVAKGWRVGTDLHYLEAPDAPHSESAWAERVGPLLEFLFPVG from the coding sequence GTGCCTGCAGGCCCCATCAAGTGCGTGCACGCGCCGCGTGACGGGCGGAGCCTCACCGGCGACGTCCGGCTGCTCGAGGGATTCCACTCCGACGCCCTCGGCAACGACCGCGACGTCCTCGTGTGGTTGCCTCCCGGATACGACCACGATGAGGCTCGCCGCTTCCCGGTGTTGTACCTGCACGACGGGCAGAACCTCTTCGACACCAGCACGTCGTTTGCCGGCACCGAATGGGGGGTGGACGAGACCGCCGAGCGCCTCGTCCACCAAGGCCGCGTCGCGCCGCTCATCATCGTCGCCATCAACCACGCCGGGGCGCAGCGGGCCGACGAGTTCGCGCCGACCCGCGACGTCCACCGCCATGCCGGCGGGCAGGCCGGCGCGTACGCCCGCTTCCTTGTCGACGAACTGAAGCCGTGGGTGGATGGGGCGTTCAGGACCCGCACCGACGCCGCGCACACGGCGCTGGGCGGCTCGTCGCTGGGAGGGCTGGTGACGCTGCACATCGGGCTCGAGCACCCGACGACGTTCGGCGCCCTGGCGGTGATGTCGCCGTCGATCTGGTGGGACCGCCGCGCCGTGCTGACCCGCGTGGAGGGCCTGCCGGGTCGCCTGCCGTGGCGTATCTGGCTCGACGTCGGGACCGCCGAGGGACGCGACACGGTGCGCAACGCACGCGCGCTCAAGGGCGTGCTGGTGGCCAAGGGCTGGCGGGTCGGGACCGACCTGCACTATCTCGAGGCGCCGGACGCCCCGCACTCCGAGTCGGCGTGGGCCGAGCGCGTGGGGCCGCTGCTCGAGTTCCTGTTCCCGGTCGGATGA
- the bcp gene encoding thioredoxin-dependent thiol peroxidase: protein MALIDPGMKAPAFALPDQDGTIHRLADHKGHPVVLFFYPKDDTSGCTKEACGFQEALPDFTKVKARVFGISILDTKSKAKFASKYGLTFPLLADEDHAVCEQYGVWQEKSMYGRKYMGIARVSYLIDGAGTVVRRWDGVKVEEHAAEVLEAVQALGAK, encoded by the coding sequence ATGGCACTGATCGACCCCGGCATGAAGGCTCCCGCATTCGCGCTCCCCGACCAGGACGGCACCATCCACAGGCTGGCCGATCACAAGGGCCACCCGGTGGTCCTGTTCTTCTACCCGAAGGACGACACCTCGGGCTGCACGAAGGAAGCGTGCGGGTTCCAGGAGGCGCTGCCCGACTTCACGAAGGTGAAGGCCCGGGTCTTCGGCATCAGCATCCTCGACACGAAGAGCAAGGCGAAGTTCGCCAGCAAGTACGGCCTCACGTTCCCGCTGCTCGCCGACGAGGACCACGCGGTATGCGAGCAGTACGGGGTGTGGCAGGAGAAGAGCATGTACGGGCGCAAGTACATGGGGATCGCGCGCGTCAGCTACCTCATCGACGGCGCCGGCACGGTCGTGCGGCGCTGGGATGGCGTCAAGGTCGAGGAGCATGCCGCCGAAGTGCTCGAGGCCGTGCAGGCGCTGGGGGCCAAGTGA
- a CDS encoding MBOAT family protein, whose protein sequence is MIFHSLDFVVFFLLVTAVYWRLPHGGQNWLLLVASYVFYGWFEPWFCILLGGTTLVDWWVALRMDPDPSRSADAFAHPSPSERVARRRWLLGSLVSNLAVLGTFKYFDFFVGSVQSGLGALGIEASLPLLKLALPVGISFYTFQSLSYTIDVYRGRLRACRSLRDFALFVSFFPQLVAGPIERAEALVPRVLAPRVFNLVVARDALVLMAWGFFKKLVIADNVGIIANRVFAMKDPGFEMLWAGVFAFGVQIYADFSAYTDIARGSARWLGFDLMKNFDHPYLAVSPSDFWRRWHISLSSWFRDYLYIPLGGSRHGLPRTLANVFITFLLSGLWHGAAWNFVLWGAYHGLLLVIERVWGAIRGLGRHPGRHRLPIWRALPQWALMFVLVHVGWLLFREGDAAMLWRDVTLVPGTAPLAERQAGYYLALIALSFSLPLWAHSLWTLWQGRSYSDRPAVREADVPTSTVAWQAVAVGVMFATILVLRSRTSLDFIYFAF, encoded by the coding sequence GTGATCTTCCACAGCCTGGACTTCGTCGTCTTCTTCCTGCTGGTCACGGCCGTCTACTGGCGGCTGCCGCACGGCGGCCAGAACTGGCTGCTGCTGGTGGCCAGCTACGTCTTCTACGGCTGGTTCGAGCCGTGGTTCTGCATCCTGCTCGGCGGCACGACGCTGGTGGACTGGTGGGTCGCCCTGCGCATGGATCCCGACCCATCGCGGAGCGCCGACGCCTTCGCCCATCCGTCGCCGTCCGAGCGGGTGGCGCGGCGCCGCTGGCTGCTGGGCAGCCTGGTGTCCAACCTTGCGGTGCTCGGCACGTTCAAGTACTTCGACTTCTTCGTCGGCAGCGTGCAGTCGGGCCTTGGCGCGCTCGGCATCGAGGCCTCGTTGCCGCTGCTGAAGCTGGCCCTGCCGGTCGGCATCTCGTTCTACACGTTCCAGAGCCTGAGCTACACGATCGACGTCTATCGGGGTCGCCTGCGGGCCTGTCGATCGCTGCGTGACTTTGCGTTGTTCGTGTCCTTCTTCCCGCAACTGGTCGCCGGCCCGATCGAGCGCGCGGAGGCGCTGGTGCCGCGCGTGCTGGCGCCGCGCGTGTTCAACCTGGTGGTGGCCCGCGACGCCCTGGTGCTGATGGCCTGGGGGTTCTTCAAGAAGCTGGTCATCGCCGACAACGTCGGCATCATCGCCAACCGGGTGTTCGCGATGAAGGATCCGGGCTTCGAGATGCTGTGGGCGGGAGTCTTCGCGTTCGGCGTGCAGATCTACGCGGACTTCTCGGCCTACACCGACATCGCGCGAGGCAGTGCCCGGTGGCTCGGGTTCGACCTCATGAAGAACTTCGACCACCCGTACCTGGCGGTCTCGCCGTCGGACTTCTGGCGCCGGTGGCACATCTCGCTGTCGTCGTGGTTCCGCGACTACCTGTACATCCCGCTGGGCGGGTCCCGTCACGGCCTGCCGCGCACGCTCGCCAACGTCTTCATCACGTTCCTGCTGTCGGGCCTGTGGCACGGGGCGGCGTGGAACTTCGTGTTGTGGGGCGCCTACCACGGCCTGCTGCTGGTCATCGAGCGCGTGTGGGGTGCCATCCGCGGCCTCGGCAGGCATCCGGGCCGCCATCGCCTGCCCATCTGGCGCGCGCTGCCGCAGTGGGCGCTGATGTTCGTGCTCGTGCACGTCGGGTGGCTGCTGTTCCGTGAGGGCGATGCGGCGATGCTGTGGCGCGACGTCACGCTCGTGCCCGGCACGGCGCCGCTGGCCGAACGGCAGGCCGGCTACTACCTGGCGCTCATCGCGCTGTCGTTCTCGCTGCCGCTGTGGGCACACAGCCTGTGGACGCTGTGGCAGGGCCGGTCGTACAGCGACCGCCCGGCGGTCCGCGAGGCCGACGTGCCGACCAGCACGGTGGCCTGGCAGGCCGTCGCCGTCGGCGTCATGTTCGCCACCATCCTGGTGCTGCGCAGCCGCACGTCGCTGGACTTCATCTACTTCGCGTTCTAG
- the odhB gene encoding 2-oxoglutarate dehydrogenase complex dihydrolipoyllysine-residue succinyltransferase, with product MAAQVVVPQLGESVVEARVARWLKKEGEAVAVGDALVELETEKIDLEVNADQAGVLAKIIRQEGEDVKVGEPLAEIEVGAAGASAAADAPASATPAPPEAVTPAVAAAPAGAADGPRATPAARKAAEVHQVDMAQVQGTGDAGRVMRRDVQAAAGQAQAPAAATPPPAAKPAPAPVAPPRPAIVPGSRTEERVRMSKRRLTIARNLVEAQRTAAMLTTFNEVDMTELMALRERRKEQFAKRHGVGIGIASFFVKAAVAALKAFPRLNAEIQGEEMVLKHYYDVGIAVGAEQGLVVPVIRSAEQLSFAGIELAIRDFAARAKNNTLTLEDLKGGSFTITNGGVFGSLLSTPILNPPQVGILGLHKIEDRPVAIKGQVVVRPMMYLALSYDHRIVDGLEAVQFLVKIKEYIEDPGHLLLES from the coding sequence ATGGCCGCACAGGTGGTGGTCCCGCAGCTCGGCGAGTCGGTGGTCGAGGCGCGCGTCGCGCGCTGGCTGAAGAAGGAAGGCGAGGCCGTCGCCGTCGGTGACGCGCTCGTCGAACTCGAGACCGAGAAGATCGATCTCGAGGTGAATGCCGATCAGGCCGGAGTGCTGGCGAAGATCATCCGGCAGGAAGGCGAGGACGTGAAGGTCGGCGAGCCGTTGGCGGAGATCGAGGTCGGCGCCGCGGGTGCCAGCGCTGCCGCCGATGCCCCCGCGTCGGCCACCCCCGCGCCTCCCGAAGCCGTGACGCCCGCGGTGGCCGCAGCGCCGGCGGGCGCCGCCGATGGGCCGCGCGCCACGCCGGCCGCCCGCAAGGCGGCCGAGGTCCATCAGGTGGACATGGCGCAGGTGCAGGGCACCGGCGACGCCGGCCGCGTGATGCGCCGCGACGTGCAGGCCGCCGCCGGCCAGGCCCAGGCGCCGGCCGCCGCGACGCCGCCCCCGGCCGCAAAGCCGGCCCCCGCGCCGGTGGCGCCCCCGCGCCCCGCGATCGTGCCGGGCAGCCGCACCGAGGAGCGGGTGCGGATGTCCAAGCGCCGGCTGACGATTGCCCGCAACCTCGTCGAGGCGCAGCGCACGGCGGCCATGCTCACCACCTTCAACGAGGTGGACATGACCGAGCTGATGGCCCTGCGCGAGCGCCGCAAGGAGCAGTTCGCCAAGCGGCACGGCGTCGGGATCGGCATCGCCTCGTTCTTCGTCAAGGCCGCCGTCGCCGCCCTGAAGGCCTTCCCCCGCCTCAACGCCGAGATTCAGGGCGAGGAGATGGTGCTCAAGCACTACTACGACGTCGGCATCGCCGTCGGCGCCGAGCAGGGGCTGGTGGTCCCCGTGATCCGGTCGGCCGAGCAGCTGTCGTTCGCGGGCATCGAGCTGGCCATCCGCGATTTCGCCGCGCGCGCCAAGAACAACACGCTGACGCTCGAGGACCTGAAGGGCGGCTCCTTCACGATCACCAACGGCGGCGTCTTCGGCTCACTGCTCAGCACGCCGATCCTGAACCCGCCGCAGGTCGGCATCCTCGGGTTGCACAAGATCGAGGACCGTCCGGTCGCCATCAAGGGCCAGGTGGTCGTGCGACCGATGATGTATCTGGCCCTGTCCTACGACCACCGGATCGTGGACGGGCTCGAAGCGGTGCAGTTCCTGGTGAAGATCAAGGAATACATCGAGGATCCGGGGCACCTGTTGCTGGAATCCTGA
- a CDS encoding ChaN family lipoprotein, translated as MSGRRLSRLLAALLSLAPLPALAQREPFNLELGDPGRRTKTIALVVDQIHDTRRGVDISPDEVAASLADAAIVLVGESHTSIESHRVQAQVIAALQRAGRRVTIGLEMFPAEAPTAPFDRWLRGGIDEPTLLRESGWYDYWGYPWGYYRDVFLLARQYRLPIRGVNAPRAIVSQVGRRGLAGIGGMERGQLAPTIDTTNEEHKQLFVAYVGGGSDTHGAGMPADVLQKMVEAQSTWDATMGFHAAQLVKDNPDPKAIVVVLVGSGHVAYNLGIARQAKAYTDKRVATVMPIATAPDKPETIRASVADIVWGVPTETYPLFPTFGVSFRSSGEQPNTVLMVSPGSTAAAMGIKAGDVLMALDDQPIRRDVEVRAFIDRKQWGDAVTAKVTRGTETLTLTGRLRRQ; from the coding sequence GTGAGCGGCCGACGCCTGTCGCGCCTGCTCGCGGCGCTCCTGTCACTGGCGCCGCTGCCCGCGCTCGCGCAGCGGGAGCCCTTCAACCTCGAGCTCGGCGATCCCGGGCGCCGCACGAAGACCATCGCGCTCGTGGTCGACCAGATACACGACACCCGCAGGGGCGTCGACATCTCGCCCGACGAGGTCGCGGCGTCGCTGGCCGACGCCGCCATCGTGCTCGTCGGCGAGTCGCACACGTCCATCGAGTCGCATCGCGTGCAGGCCCAGGTGATCGCGGCGCTGCAGCGTGCCGGGCGACGGGTGACCATCGGCCTCGAGATGTTCCCGGCCGAGGCGCCGACGGCGCCGTTCGACCGCTGGCTGCGCGGCGGCATCGACGAGCCGACGCTGCTGCGCGAGTCGGGCTGGTACGACTACTGGGGCTATCCCTGGGGCTACTACCGCGACGTGTTCCTGTTGGCCAGGCAGTACCGGCTGCCAATCCGCGGCGTCAACGCGCCCCGGGCCATCGTGTCGCAGGTCGGTCGCCGTGGCCTGGCGGGCATCGGCGGGATGGAGCGCGGACAGTTGGCGCCGACGATCGACACGACCAACGAGGAGCACAAGCAACTGTTTGTCGCCTACGTCGGCGGCGGCAGCGACACGCACGGCGCCGGGATGCCGGCCGACGTGCTGCAGAAGATGGTCGAGGCCCAGAGCACCTGGGACGCCACCATGGGGTTCCACGCCGCCCAGTTGGTCAAGGACAACCCCGACCCCAAGGCCATCGTCGTCGTGCTCGTCGGCAGCGGCCACGTGGCGTACAACCTCGGCATCGCCCGGCAGGCGAAGGCCTACACCGACAAGCGCGTCGCGACGGTGATGCCGATTGCCACCGCCCCCGACAAGCCCGAGACGATCCGCGCGTCGGTGGCCGACATCGTGTGGGGCGTGCCGACCGAGACCTATCCGCTCTTCCCGACGTTCGGCGTCTCGTTCCGCAGCAGCGGCGAACAGCCGAACACGGTGCTGATGGTGTCGCCAGGCTCGACGGCCGCCGCGATGGGCATCAAGGCGGGCGACGTGCTGATGGCGCTCGACGACCAGCCGATCAGGCGCGACGTCGAGGTGCGGGCCTTCATCGACCGCAAGCAGTGGGGCGACGCCGTCACGGCGAAGGTGACGCGCGGCACCGAGACGCTGACGCTCACGGGCCGGCTCCGGCGGCAGTAG
- a CDS encoding 2-oxoglutarate dehydrogenase E1 component: MGGWNEFQGLNAGYVLELYDRYRQDPTAVDAQTRAYFEQWTPPEPPSAASTGQASTADLRAVVGAATLAESIRRYGHLAAQIDPLGSRPTGDPALDPQAHGITEDDLRRLPAAVVSGPLAEGQPNAAAAMDALRRAYCTRTGYDFAQVFIPEEREWLRLAVESGRFQPPSSPIDAEALLDRITEVETFERFLHRTFPGKTRFSVEGLDMLIPILDIVIDGAEDAGLQHVLIGMAHRGRLNVLAHVLGKPYEQILAEFKDPATTRTGYRIDLGWTGDVKYHAGALRKVGSDLHVSMAPNPSHLEFVNPVVAGMARAAGTDADKPGRPVFDADRTLPVLIHGDAAFPGQGIVAETLNLGRLDGYTAGGTIHIIANNQLGFTAVPSESYSTSYASGLARGFKIPIVHVNADDPIACIAAARMAWAYRARFQRDFLIDLVGYRRYGHNEGDEPGFTQPLMYQRIANHPTVREQWAAWVEKATGKTGLAQPMVERRMAALEQVYAQLKPEEAIVNPIPEAPPAGAARQVKTSVPLTDLRAMNEALLTRPAGFEGHRKLDRGRERRKAIFDSPDERSIDWATAEELAYASILADGIPIRLTGEDVQRGTFSHRHAAFRDVQTGAIDIPLQRLPQARASFEIHNSPLSENATIGFEYGYNVQAPDRMVIWEAQYGDFINGAQVMLDQFVTSARAKWGQTPSLVLLLPHGYEGQGPEHSSARPERFLGAAADINLRMANCTTAAQYFHLLRRQALLLTTDPLPLIVLTPKSLLRHPLVASTPREFEDGAWRPVIDDVEAQARAREVTRVVFCSGKVYVDLVSAEQRQSDRTTAICRIEQLYPFPSEDVAAVLDRYPNAADVVWLQEEPLNMGAWDFFRPCFEELLDDRRFLRYVGRPRSASPSEGSLAWHMINQKMLVAEAYAPTAPAPRASRGRVKAKA, encoded by the coding sequence ATGGGTGGATGGAACGAGTTCCAGGGTCTGAACGCCGGGTACGTCCTCGAACTCTACGATCGCTACCGGCAGGACCCCACCGCCGTGGACGCGCAGACGCGCGCCTACTTCGAGCAGTGGACGCCCCCTGAACCTCCCTCGGCGGCCTCGACGGGCCAGGCCTCCACGGCCGACCTGCGCGCCGTCGTCGGGGCCGCGACGCTGGCCGAGTCGATTCGCCGCTACGGACACCTCGCGGCCCAGATCGACCCGCTGGGGTCGAGGCCGACCGGCGACCCGGCCCTGGATCCGCAGGCGCACGGCATCACCGAGGACGACCTGCGGCGCCTGCCGGCGGCCGTCGTGAGCGGGCCGCTGGCCGAGGGGCAACCCAACGCGGCGGCGGCCATGGACGCGCTCCGCCGCGCCTACTGCACGCGCACCGGCTACGACTTCGCGCAGGTGTTCATCCCCGAGGAGCGCGAGTGGCTCCGGCTGGCGGTCGAGAGCGGACGCTTCCAGCCGCCGTCCTCACCGATCGACGCCGAGGCCCTGCTCGACCGCATCACCGAGGTGGAGACGTTCGAGCGGTTCCTGCACCGCACCTTCCCCGGCAAGACGCGCTTCTCGGTCGAGGGGCTCGACATGCTGATCCCCATCCTCGACATCGTCATCGACGGCGCCGAGGATGCAGGACTGCAGCACGTGCTCATCGGCATGGCCCATCGCGGCCGCCTCAACGTGCTCGCCCACGTCCTCGGCAAGCCCTACGAGCAGATCCTCGCCGAGTTCAAGGATCCGGCGACGACGCGCACCGGCTACCGCATCGATCTGGGCTGGACCGGCGACGTGAAGTACCACGCCGGCGCGCTCCGCAAGGTGGGCAGCGACCTGCACGTGTCGATGGCCCCCAACCCGAGTCACCTCGAGTTCGTCAACCCGGTGGTCGCCGGCATGGCGCGCGCGGCAGGCACCGATGCCGACAAGCCGGGGCGCCCGGTGTTCGACGCCGACCGCACGCTGCCGGTGCTCATTCACGGCGACGCGGCGTTCCCCGGCCAGGGCATCGTGGCCGAGACGCTCAACCTCGGTCGCCTCGACGGCTACACGGCCGGCGGCACGATCCACATCATCGCCAACAACCAGCTCGGGTTCACGGCGGTGCCGTCCGAGTCGTACTCGACCTCGTACGCCAGCGGCCTGGCGCGCGGCTTCAAGATTCCGATCGTCCACGTCAACGCCGACGACCCGATCGCCTGCATCGCGGCGGCGCGCATGGCCTGGGCGTACCGCGCCCGCTTCCAGCGCGACTTCCTGATCGATCTGGTCGGCTACCGTCGCTACGGGCACAACGAGGGCGACGAGCCGGGCTTCACGCAACCGCTGATGTACCAGCGCATCGCCAATCACCCGACGGTGCGCGAGCAATGGGCGGCCTGGGTGGAGAAGGCCACGGGCAAGACGGGCCTGGCGCAACCGATGGTCGAGCGACGCATGGCGGCGCTGGAGCAGGTGTACGCGCAGCTCAAGCCCGAGGAAGCCATCGTCAACCCGATTCCCGAGGCGCCGCCGGCCGGTGCTGCACGCCAGGTCAAGACGTCGGTGCCCCTCACCGACCTGCGGGCCATGAACGAGGCGCTGCTGACCCGCCCGGCGGGCTTCGAGGGTCACCGCAAGCTCGATCGCGGCCGCGAGCGCCGCAAGGCGATCTTCGACTCGCCCGACGAGCGGTCCATCGACTGGGCCACCGCCGAGGAACTCGCCTACGCCAGCATCCTCGCCGACGGCATCCCGATCCGGCTCACCGGCGAAGACGTCCAGCGCGGCACGTTCAGCCATCGCCACGCGGCGTTCCGCGACGTGCAGACCGGCGCCATCGACATCCCGCTGCAACGTCTGCCGCAGGCACGCGCGAGCTTCGAGATCCACAACAGCCCGCTCAGCGAGAACGCCACGATCGGCTTCGAGTACGGGTACAACGTGCAGGCGCCCGATCGGATGGTGATCTGGGAGGCGCAATACGGCGACTTCATCAACGGCGCGCAGGTGATGCTCGATCAGTTCGTGACGTCGGCGCGCGCCAAGTGGGGGCAGACGCCGTCGCTGGTGCTGCTGCTGCCGCACGGCTACGAAGGCCAGGGCCCCGAGCACTCGAGCGCCCGTCCCGAGCGGTTCCTCGGCGCGGCGGCCGACATCAACCTGCGCATGGCCAACTGCACGACGGCCGCGCAGTACTTCCACCTGTTGCGCCGGCAGGCGCTGCTGCTCACCACCGACCCGCTCCCCCTCATCGTGCTGACGCCGAAGAGCCTGTTGCGCCACCCGCTGGTGGCCTCGACGCCGCGTGAGTTCGAGGACGGGGCCTGGCGGCCGGTCATCGACGACGTCGAGGCGCAGGCGCGGGCGCGCGAGGTGACGCGCGTCGTGTTCTGCAGCGGCAAGGTCTACGTCGATCTCGTGTCGGCCGAGCAGCGCCAGTCCGATCGCACCACGGCGATCTGCCGCATCGAGCAGCTCTACCCGTTCCCGAGCGAGGACGTCGCCGCGGTGCTCGACCGCTACCCCAACGCCGCCGACGTCGTGTGGCTGCAGGAAGAGCCGCTGAACATGGGGGCCTGGGACTTCTTCCGCCCCTGTTTCGAGGAACTGCTCGACGACCGTCGTTTCCTGCGGTACGTCGGGCGCCCGCGCAGCGCCAGCCCCTCGGAGGGCTCGCTGGCGTGGCACATGATCAACCAGAAGATGCTGGTGGCCGAGGCGTACGCCCCCACCGCTCCCGCGCCGCGCGCCTCGCGCGGCCGCGTCAAGGCAAAGGCGTAG